The Armatimonadota bacterium DNA window TGTTTCTGCGGACCAAATCGCCCGCGAACTTTGGAGCTCGAGCGATTTTATTGCCGATGTTTCGAAAGAACTCGGGACTCCAAATCTCAACAAAGAGCTGCTTCGAGAGAAGATTTCGGCCGATTCTGCTCTGCGCAGAGAAGTAAATTCAATTTTTCATCCACGAATTTGGGCAGAGATTTTCGCCTCTGAGCCGTTTGTTGTGGAAGTGCCTCTATTAATAGAAGCGTGCCTTCAACACCATTTTGCCCGCGTTTGGGTGGTTACCTGTGGCATAGAGGAGCAAATGAGACGCTTGTCCGATCGGGTTGGAAATGAACTCGCGAACCGGCTGATACGAACTCAATTGCCGACTCGCGCAAAAATCCCATTTGCAGATGAAGTCATCCGAACCAATCTGCCACCGCCGCTCGTCCTTAGCGCGACACATTCTGCGCTAGCCCAGATCATCGGCAAAGATACTAGTGATTAGTCATTGCACGAGCTGCCTTGGATGCGCTATAGTGCATCCTGCCGAAGCGCAATTACGCGTTTTTGGCACGCGGCAGTTTGGGTCGCGCAGAGAGGAACGATAAAAGATGGAGGAATCCCCAGAGTGAGGCGGTTCATGAACACAATTCACGGTAAGTTGGCGAGCGCGCTCGCAGTCTTGTCCGTGCTACTTCCAACAGCATCATTGTTGATGCTGGGTCGGATTGCGGAGGCACAAGTTGTCTCGCTTCCGAATTGGGCCGTTGTTGATTTTGAAGTTAAGAAGGGTCTTGGTGACGCTTCTCTTGGCCGCGTTGCAGCCGACGCGTTGATCGACGAATTGTCGAAGACTCAACGCTATGTCGTCTTGTCTTCGAACGAAGTCGAGCCCGTCGTAAAGAGCTTAGGATATCCGACTCCAGTCACTCGAAAGAATGACTTGATTCGACTTGGCCAAGCCCTTCGCGTGGACTCAATCGTTAGCGGCGAAATCGTCAACAGCCGAATCAGCAATGTCGGCGGCGGTAAGCGAGCTGACGTTATGGTTCGCGGCATCGTTTGGGACATCGCTTCAGGCGAGCAAGTCAATGGTGCTGCTGTACTGCAGTCGTCCGGTGTGCGCGCTGGTGATGTTTCGGATGAAACTCTGCTTAGCGAAGCGCTTTCGACGGCCGCTTTCAACATTACAGAAGCAATTCAGAAGAACACGCTTCCTGTTGGCACGATTTTGAACACCACGGACCGCAAGGCGCTGTTGAACCAAGGTTCACGAAGCGGCTTTGTACAAGGTCAAGAAGTGATCATTCTCCGTGGTCGAGAGCAAGTTGCTCGAGGCCGCATCGCATCGGTTGAACCCGATCAAGCCTTCGTCACCGTTTCTCAACAGTTTAAGGGTATCCAGCCTGGCGACCGCGTCCGTGCAGTGTTTGCTGTGCCGATGCTGGACGACAAGTTCCCACGTGGTAACGAGCCTCGAACTATCAGCGCTCGATCCGGCGGCGGAAACTCGGGATTGGTGACCACTCTTCTCGTTCTCGGCGGCGTTCTCTTCCTCGTTGGAGGCAGTGGCGGCAATAGTTCGAACAGCGTTTCGAGCGTTGTTGCTGAGCCTACCGTCGTTGCAGGCGCACCTGAAGATCTCCCAGCCGTTAAGATCAGCTGGAGAACCGATGCGTTCATCAAGGGTAACCAAGATCGCGTTCAATTCCAAGTCTGGCGCGACGACGTGATCGACGCTCCTGTAATGGTTGTTCCAGGAACTCAAGGTTCCGCAATTGATCGCGGTTCGGCATCGGACTCGTTCAACTGGGGCGACTATCCAATCGCTGGCGGTTTCGACTGCGATACATCGGTTCCTGGCACATTGGCCAACGGCCGAGCCCTGCGAGCTGGACTTCCTTACACTTATAGTGTTGAACTCATCTATCGCGTTAACTCGATCGATGTCCCTGGATCAACTTCGGGTTCGACAGGCGGCACAACTGGTGGCGCAACTGGCGGTACGACCGCTGGAACTGGTCGACCAGGTCGCTCGCTCGACGAGCACTACGGAAAGGTTGCTCGCCAGCTGACCGCTGGTGGAACTGGTGGCACGACTGCTGGAACAACCGGTGGTACTTCTGGTGCAACATCTGGTGTGACTGCTGGCGGAACGATCAGCTACTGCTACTTCCGAACCAGCCGAGCTGTTGCCAAGGGTTCTGCAACTCCGTTCGTTCGACCTCGACTCAGCTCGCCTGAAAACAATCAGACCGTAGCTGCTCCAACCGTATTCCGATTCACTTCGGTACGCGGCGCTCGAGTCGACACCACAATCGAATACTGCATCCAGTTCTCTGATGATGCTCTGTTCCCAGCTGGCCGAATTGTTACCGCTCTGCGATGGCAAGATCGAACGGGCACCGGAACGCTGAGCACCCCTCAGCCAATCTCGGCTGCAACCACCGTGTTCCCATCGGCTTCGCGAGTTTACTGGCGAGTTGGTGCACGAAACATTGCAGACAAGCCAGGTCCTGTATCTGTGAATGGCGAGCGATATATCTTCAGCGAGCCGTTTTGGTACAACCGACCAGTGGTGCCACCCGGACCGTAAGTTGGATCGAACCTTCTCACTATCTGTCAAGTCAAACAACTGTGCGCAAGTCATCGAGCTCATGCTCGGTGACTTGCACACCAAAAATCTACTAATCAAGATTGGACTATGAATCGTCTGAATCGAATCGCAATTTTAGCTTCGCTCTCCTGCATCGGGGGCATCGCCCACGCACAAGTAGGCTGGGGCGATTTTTGTATTGATCCCGAGAACACTGATCCTCGGCCTGCTCCTTACGTCGCCAATTACATCGGGAACGATTTCATCATTCTAGGTGCTGGTGCAACAGGAACTGCGACCTACGGCGGGCAAAACGGCCCTTGCTACGGACCGACTGCTCACACCCTTCCTCTAGAAGGTCGATTGGGCTTCATGATCGGCCCTGTTGGCTCGGTGCAAACAGATTTTGACGATCTGATGGCGCTGACCACAGGAATGCCAACGGACCCAGGCGGAGACTATTGCTTCGGCATGATGGTCCGTGATGGGGAACAAGTCTTGATTGGTTCCGGCGGTGTCGGACAGTTTGTCGGTGCATCCTACCGATACGTTGACACCACTTGGGTCAATGGTCAAACTCAAGTTCGCCGGCGCGCACGAGTCGTTGGTGATGCCGTACGTCTCGAATGGAAGTTCACAAACCTCAGTGCAACGGATAACCAGACTATTGGTATGAAGTTCTGCGCCTACACTGGTATGCGAACTTCGAACGGTGTAACCGACCAAGCTGGTAACGGTCAATCTGGCTCAGATTTGGGTACTTCCGGCCCCGGCGGCACGAGAACTCCAAACTTCATCGAGTTGCCAGGTCAACGACCTCCAATCACCGAGAAGAACTGGCTGAACTCCAGCACCAATTTCCCTTCACAGGCGAACTTCCAGTGGTCGCAATGGATGCCATACGGAATGCGCGTAGACAACGTTTCTACACCAGCAACTTCCGATGCTTCTGAAGTTTATCAATTCATCATTGGTAACCATGGATTTACATCGCCAACCGCAGGATTGTTCTTCACTCAGGACGGTAACCCGACCAACGTTCGAGGCCGACTTGGCACCGACGATGGTCAAGGCGACCCAGCTCTGACGGATACCTTTGATCCTCTCCGAGAGGATTCGGACATCTTGCTCGGCGAAGTCAGCTTTGTGCAAGTCTTCCGGCCAGAAACTGTAGCTCCGCAGACTTCCAGAACCATCGTTCACTACATCCGGTCTCCTTGGAGCGTGGGTGACTACGTTGGTAACTACGCGGCTCTCGTGGATGCACCGCGCATCGTAGAGCCAAATAGCTCTGGTACCAATGGTCTGACGCCGAACCCGTTGTCGATTGCTGCATATGTGGACAACCAATATGCAGATGTCAATCGAGGCGTACCATTGGTGAACGTTCGGTTCACCATCAACTTCCCAGATGGAAGTGGTTTGGCGCTGGCTCCAGGTGAAACGCAAACCAAGACCGTCGCACAAGTTCTTTCGAATAACATTGCTAACGTCACTTGGGATGTTGTCGCAGACGGTGAAGCCGTTGGCGAACTGCCATATACAGTGACTGTTGCTCCAGCCAACACCCAGACGAAGACTCTGACGGGCAAGGTTTTGGTCGCCGCAACTCCAAAGTTGCGATTGCCAGAAGGTGCAACTCTGGTAACGATTCCATGGGGCTTTAGCGATACATCGCTTGATGCCATCTTTGGCCCAATCGGTGATCCAGATGCACTTCGATTTGGTGTTGATTACGTCGCCTACCGATGGGATCCAAACACAGGTGCCTATCTGCCGACGAGCACCGTTCGACGCGGCGATTCAGTCTGGATCGTTTGCAACAACGACGAAGGCTACCGCGCATTGAATGGTGCGTTGACCCCAACAGATCAAGGAACCGGTGGACTCCAGACCTCGCTACAACCAGGCTGGAACATGATCGGCAACCCATATCCATTTGCAGTGCCTCTCGGCCAGCTCCTGGGCGTCGGTTTGACTGATCCAACCAACGTTCTTACCTGGAAGGAAATGGTCGACAACGGTTGGGTTTCCCCGAGCCTTGCCTACTGGCAACGATCGGTAGACGATCCTTCAACCGGATTCTATAGCTTCACCACAGGTAGCGCAGACGTTCTGCAACCACAGCGCGGCTACTGGGTCTATGTGACCACACCGCTTCCTGTTCGAGTTTCTTGGCCGCCAGTCTATGCGCCAGGTCTGTCTAACACGCTGAATCGTGGCGCCGCCGCTCAGCCAGTCAAGACCGTTTGGAAGCAGACTGACAAGCAATGGAGACTTCAACTCGTGGCTCGAACGAGCGAAGGTTTGGACTCACAGAACTTCATCGGTCTGGCAGCAAACACTGCCACCGCGAAGAGCTTGAAGGCTTACAAGCCGCCAGCCAGCCCGAACGCAAAGGTCGAACTCGCCATCGCTGATGTCGAGGCAGGAAAGCCAACCCGACTCGCTGCAAGCTTTGCAGAGCGACCAGGTCGAAAGAGCTGGAAGGTCGTTGCCCGAGCTCTTGAGCCAGGTGAGATCACTCTGACATGGCCAAACATCGCGACGCTGCCAAAGCACGTTCGATTGAGCATTAAGGACGAAGCCAACGGAACCACCCGAGACCTTCGATTCCAGAGCGGATACACGTTCAACATGGAAGAAGTTGGAAGCCGAGAATTCACGGTGACCATGGAGCCAGGTGGAGCAACTCGTGCGCTGATCGGTAACGTCACCGTCAGCCGACCAAGCCGCGACATCAATGGCCCGATCGCCATCAACTACGCCCTCTCGAGCGAAGCCGTAACTACGGTCCGCATCCTGGGTGCAGGCGGCAAGGAAGTCTATACGGTCAGCCGAGGCCGAGCTGCCAGTGCAGGTGAGAACTCTGTCACATGGGCACTCCGAGACAACGCTAATCGTGCGGTAGCTCCTGGTACTTACCAAGTTGAGATCGTCGCAGAAACTTCGACCGGAGAGCGAGTACGAAAGCTCGTCCCAGTCAACGTTGTCCGCTAAGGCAAAAACTGGTCAAAAGGGAGGTAGCGAGATTCGCTGCCTCCCTTTCTTGTATATGAGCAAGCTAATTTTAGGTTTTCTGTGTTGCTTACTCTGCGCAGTCTCCTTCGCGCAGTCGGCAACTGTGCAAATCTCGAAGTACCCGGAGGCAGTGGTTGCGGATGGTTCGAGCTCGGTTAACCTGACCATTCAAGTTCGAGATAAGAACGGAAGCATTGTGCCAGACGGTACCGAAGTGCTGATCGAAACCAATCTTGGTTCGGTCACCCCGAACCTTGCGACCACCAGGAACGGCTTTGCGACCGCGACGCTCACCGCGGGAAATATCCCCGGCATGGCGAGGGTCAATGTGTCGGTAATCGAACTCCGCGCCACCACGAGTATTGACGTACTCTTTGCCAAATCGCGAGAGGAGTTGAGTTCGGAAAATCTGACTGTACGTCTCTCTGGCCCGAACCGGGTGACCTACAGCCCGGAGCTGCGCATCATTCGTGTGGACGGTCCTGGAAAGAAGGTCAAGCTTGTGGCGCCAGGAATCGAGATTGCCGCTGATGATCTCCAGTACGATTTGCGACTCGCCAAGGTCACCGCCAAGCGCGCCGATGTCACTATCGACAACGTCACACGCGAGTATCGCGAGATGTTTATCGACATTCGAACGTTTCAGGGCCTCGGTATTGCGCCAGTCGAATCGACGAATATCACGTATGTTCCCAAACCGCCTTACTTCCAGATTGGGATAGAACGCAAAACCAGAAGTGGTCCGGTCAGCATCAACCGCAGCGAAATCACGCCATACACCGAGCCGATGGGTGGGAGCGAGTTCACTTTTGTTTCAATTGATGAGCAAACGAGCTTGGTGTACGCTCGTCGGGCGACTATTTATCCCAGCAGAGAGATTCACTTTCAAGACGCGTCGCTGGACATTCAAGGGCAGGTGGTCCTGCGTGTCCCGCTCTTCAAGGTGAGCACCCAAGAAGTCAGAACCATCATCACTGAGGAGTTCATTGAGGTGGCCAATAACCAGCTCAACGTCGATTTTCCGTACTATCTCGCGCTACAGGACGGCGGCAATTCTGCCTTGCGGTTCCGGTATGGAACTCGGTACGGACGGGGATTTGGGGCAGCAGGTGGCATGTTCTTAGACCTCGAGCACTCTTGGTCGTTGTCTTCAACGGAGCGTGGATTCTTCGCTTTGCAGGGTGTATCGCGAAAAGACTGGGGCATGACATTGCGCCAGAATTTGCAATTGGGCAAGACCGGCAACGCTTATATCCAAGCGGATTTTCCCGCACACCGTGCTCTGGTCGGCAATCTCAACATGGACGGGCGACTCGGCAAATGGGTTCGCGCGAACTACGTTTTGGGAGCTAGTCGCAACGTCTCGGGACTTCGTAACGACACCATTGACCAATCGCTCAATATCCGGCGAGATCCGATTAAAGTCAAAGGGCTTCCGGTGTACTGGAATTTTGGGGTGTTTGGCTCAACGCGAAACTTTACGACCGACGACACCAGCACCTTCTCGCGAATGACCGGAGCAGACGTTCAGGCTGTTCACCAGCCAATCAAGCTCGGGAATGGCACTTTCAACCTGCAAGGACGTGTCGCGCACTTTACAGGCTACAACATCCGGCCCGGCCTCAATTCGTTCGTGAATGCCTCGTTTGGTAGTCCGATCGGGAATGGGATGTATCTTTCGCTGAATTACGACTTTTCGGATGAAAGAGTCAACGCTTCGTTCATCGGTAAGCATCGTTTGAGCAGTTCGATGGAGCTTAGCCTTGGCAGGTTGTATCTTTCGACGTTCGCGGCGAAGAGCATCGATATTGACCGCTACAACATCCAGGGCGACTTGAGTTACCGATTCCACAGGCTCTGGCGCGTGGGTGCAACCTCGACCTTAGAAAGCTTTAAGGGTTCGAGCTACAGCGATGCCGGTTTGCTCGTGGCGTATACCGTGGGGTACCGTGAGATTGGTGTTAGTTGGTCGCAAAGGCGGAACCGCATTGGTATTGAAATTCTGGGCACGCCTGTTCGTTAGCGTCACGGCACTTGGGCTCATTCACCTGGCACCTGCTGAGGGATTTGGTCGGTTTGGATATTCCAAAATCCCGACGATTCCGAACTGGCGACTTGAAGAGGATGGAATTCGCCCCAAGTTCCAGGCGGCAGATCTTCTCCGATTCGATGGCGGCAAGATTCTCAAATGGCGCCCAGTCAATGTGTCGTCGTCTGAAGCCTCATACGAATTTGTGACGAGCGGTTCTTCGCCGACCAAAATGCGGATGAACCTCTTCGCCGCTGGGCCAGAATTCTTGTTTCAGCAAGGCTTTAACATTCGGTCCTCGGCACTTCAACCACCGCTCATTAGCTGGAATGAGGGAAGCGTCGGCCCCGATGTCGAATCAGCGCCGAGCCGCTGGGCAGCGATCAGCTATCAAGACAGTCAACCTCCTGTGATTCTCTGCTTCTTGGAAGGTACGCCAAGTTTGATCGTCACCGGCAAGCCAGGCAATTGGTTGATCTCCGTGGCCAAAGGAGAATATAAGCGTTGGGTCCGATTCGGACTGCCGCTCGGAGTTCGTGCACTCACCACCACGGGAGCCGCTAGCCTCGGGGCAATGGTCACTAACATCCGCGACCATCTCGACTTTTGGATTTCTCCTTCGCCAAAGCTGCTTAGCGTTAAGGCAATCAATGAGACCGATGCGGTGACTGGGGTTTGGACATTTAACATCCCAAACGCGGTCGTGCCGTACGCTGCCGTGCTGGCCAAGCGCGCCGGCTACAACGTTCAGGTTAATTCTGAGGTGAAGGTTGTTTCCTCGCCCACAGACGAAGGCCCGATGTTCTATGTCACCGGCAAAGAGCTCAGACTCAGGTTTCCGATGCTTTCGTTGCCAAGGGGTAGATCGCTAACTGCGGGTACTGGGAAGTGGGTCGCGCCGGTTGCTGATCCAAAGAAGCCATTTTCTATTTTCAACGCGGCGATTGCTAGCATGTGTTCGGCTAGACCAGCGGATTATCCTGCAAAAACCGGTGCGGTGCTCAGCAAGTATCTGGAAAATGTACCGTTCATCCACGAGCCGATCACGGACGCGATGCTGCCATTCCAACCAAACGGATCCGGTGCTGGTGAGGCCGCATTTTACAGCCTACTGCAGCAATGTCTGGCGGCGAGCAATGGGCTGAACGCTAAGCCAAACGGACTTTTTACGAGTTTAGTTTGGGCGATTGACAGCCACAGTTGGCAGCTTCAGATGATCCAAGATCCCAAAATTCGCCGAAGGACTTCGGCGGTGGCAGCTCTCGCCGGGGCGATGAGCTCGGACCCAAACATGCGTCTGAACGCTGGAATTCTCGAAGCCGGGTTGGTGGCAGAGCGTGGATTGTTTTCTTGGCAGGGAATCAAGCAGCCGCCCAAGCTGATCGAGCCCATGGAAAATCTGCGCCGCCGACTGTTCAAACCAAGGGATGATCTGCCCAAGAGAGAGCCGATCTTGCCGATGCTGGTGAACCCGTACCGTGTTCTCATCGGACCGCCGATGGAAGCGAAGCACGTCGAAGGTGGGTATCACGTGACCTGGATCGCCAAGAA harbors:
- the coaE gene encoding dephospho-CoA kinase (Dephospho-CoA kinase (CoaE) performs the final step in coenzyme A biosynthesis.); its protein translation is MLPLAITGGIAEGKSTVMEILRQQGLHAVSADQIARELWSSSDFIADVSKELGTPNLNKELLREKISADSALRREVNSIFHPRIWAEIFASEPFVVEVPLLIEACLQHHFARVWVVTCGIEEQMRRLSDRVGNELANRLIRTQLPTRAKIPFADEVIRTNLPPPLVLSATHSALAQIIGKDTSD